A section of the Schistosoma haematobium chromosome ZW, whole genome shotgun sequence genome encodes:
- a CDS encoding hypothetical protein (EggNog:ENOG410VCMQ~COG:T), producing MSDSHAPNEPSDVNKTELFNLDNLSYRDEGNNTIVVSNTKTSLILRIRKTNVGRNGYWSKAHTKRSEIFANQRILLQFGSQFLRSIHLIKTSPTFLRELEKSIEPFRPAYRKVKGVDLSENFVFVTSDATQMPSHLVKYAFGPTLSVEIKPKFGAIPIWPATGVVNLVKNSASLFCLRQEHSSKRSRWKDLSTYCPCDLFSGDHDRLVHGLNALLTTPQNNFRVYLDSHPIYSHDVDKLDYGLNKFFHLENNSISSSKQQSELPNGFDHGNVCSCSEECQFVNDRDRLIRGTLLKALLHKFDCTNDDTKALIPFNSTDRQPFSMHCALHADRK from the exons ACAGAACTATTTAATTTGGATAATCTTAGTTATCGAGATGAAGGAAATAATACAATCGTAGTATCCAATACAAAG ACTAGTTTGATATTGCGCATTCGGAAAACCAATGTTGGACGAAAT GGATACTGGTCTAAAGCTCACACCAAACGATCTGAGATATTTGCGAATCAGCGTATACTTCTTCAGTTCGGTTCGCAATTTCTTCGCAGCATA CATCTCATCAAAACAAGTCCCACGTTTCTTCGTGAACTAGAAAAATCAATCGAACCTTTTAGACCCG CCTACCGTAAAGTCAAAGGAGTGGACCTTTCTGAAAATTTCGTTTTTGTCACATCAGATGCTACACAGATGCCATCACATCTTGTAAAATATGCATTCGGTCCAACTTTAAGCGTAGAAATCAAG CCAAAGTTTGGTGCTATCCCAATATGGCCTGCTACTGGAGTCGTCAATCTAGTTAAAAACTCGGCTTCACTGTTCTGTTTAAGGCAAGAACATTCT agtAAACGATCACGTTGGAAAGATCTGTCAACATATTGTCCTTGTGACCTATTTTCTGG TGATCATGACCGGCTGGTACATGGTTTAAATGCTCTTCTGACTACGCCCCAAAATAATTTTCGAGTTTACTTG GATAGTCATCCTATTTATTCTCACGACGTAGATAAACTAGATTATGGcttgaataaattttttcacttggaaaataattcaatttcttcaagtaaacaacaaagTGAACTTCCTAATGGTTTTGATCATGGGAATGTTTGTAGTTG TTCCGAAGAATGTCAATTCGTCAATGATAGGGATCGATTGATACGTGGTACTCTACTGAAAGCATTATTGCACAAGTTTGACTGTACAAATGATGATACAAAGGCGCTCATTCCATTCAACTCAACTGATCGCCAACCTTTTTCAATGCATTGTGCATTACATGCGGATCGTAAGTAA